In Anaerolineales bacterium, one DNA window encodes the following:
- a CDS encoding SH3 domain-containing protein, whose amino-acid sequence MAKNRSFFTVIASLLVIAGCNLPGGTNPQATPTNDPVQEAVAGTMTALASSSFGEVTPTFTGIAPQTTELVAFTPTSCNPSVTANVNANVRSGPGTVYPQVGALLLGQTATVAGKNAESTWWYIVYPAASGGHGWIAGSTVTSSCIPASVAIIAAPPTPLPASGTCRDGFVHRLINSSDKTCVPPASKAQADADNAAAASRKLVTVYGAGACKDGFVWREAYSGDKVCVTPATRSQAQADNAAAASRVDPGGAYGPNSCIVGYVWREATAGDVVCVTPDVRTQTAADNAAASSRVAGADDCISGYVWREAFSGDRICVTPAVKSQVAADNAAALSRTWP is encoded by the coding sequence ATGGCAAAAAATAGATCGTTTTTCACAGTCATTGCATCTTTACTGGTAATTGCCGGGTGCAATTTACCCGGCGGAACGAATCCGCAGGCGACGCCGACGAATGACCCTGTTCAGGAGGCTGTGGCAGGTACAATGACCGCGCTCGCGTCGTCGTCCTTTGGGGAGGTCACCCCCACTTTTACCGGCATTGCGCCGCAAACGACTGAACTTGTCGCCTTCACGCCAACATCGTGCAATCCGAGCGTGACTGCCAATGTGAACGCCAATGTTCGCTCCGGTCCGGGTACGGTGTATCCGCAGGTTGGCGCACTCCTGCTTGGGCAGACCGCCACCGTGGCAGGAAAAAATGCCGAAAGCACATGGTGGTACATCGTGTATCCGGCCGCATCGGGAGGTCATGGCTGGATTGCGGGGAGCACGGTAACATCATCCTGTATTCCCGCCTCCGTGGCAATCATCGCAGCTCCGCCCACACCCCTGCCGGCCAGCGGCACATGCAGGGATGGATTTGTTCACAGGTTGATAAACTCGAGCGACAAAACCTGCGTACCGCCGGCATCCAAAGCCCAGGCGGATGCGGATAACGCGGCGGCAGCTTCGCGTAAACTGGTCACGGTATACGGCGCAGGCGCCTGCAAGGATGGATTTGTCTGGCGCGAAGCATATTCCGGTGATAAAGTCTGTGTCACACCAGCCACCCGCTCCCAGGCACAGGCGGATAATGCCGCGGCCGCTTCACGAGTGGATCCCGGCGGGGCATACGGTCCCAATAGCTGCATCGTGGGGTACGTTTGGCGCGAGGCCACGGCTGGTGACGTGGTCTGTGTCACCCCGGATGTACGGACCCAGACAGCAGCGGATAATGCCGCCGCAAGTTCGCGTGTGGCGGGTGCGGATGACTGCATCTCAGGGTATGTATGGCGCGAGGCGTTTTCGGGTGACCGTATATGCGTAACGCCGGCCGTTAAATCCCAGGTGGCTGCGGATAACGCTGCAGCACTAAGCCGTACCTGGCCCTAG
- a CDS encoding C69 family dipeptidase produces the protein MCDTLIATRLTTADGVAVFGKNSDRPPNEGQSMVCFPAEKYPAGSKVKCTYIEIPQAEKTHAVLLSKPFWMWGAEMGVNEHGLVIGNEAVYSKIPANKEPALLGMDMLRAALERAITPREAIDVIVALLEEFGQGGNCLSHGNEMYYHNSFLIANAEDAWVLETVDKQWAARQIKDVYTISNCLTIGAQYDLASEGLVDLAIQKGMTKSRSQFKFAHDYSDFLYTNFGRGRIRRETTITTLDAQKGKVGIETMMATLRHHNNENFDPQGGIAEVNVCMHAGFGPIRISQSTASMVTYLDKANPIIFATGTSAPCTSIFKPFWIASRAASFLDDEPVPTSQADSNSLYWTHERLHRATLLNYPERIQTYAADRDALEKEFIEGALKLQSASAREREAFSKQCLAESRAAETEWLKRVEAVPAKRSFLFSMAWDGFDRKAGVAG, from the coding sequence ATGTGTGACACTCTTATTGCAACCAGGTTAACCACAGCAGACGGAGTCGCCGTCTTCGGAAAAAACTCAGACCGCCCGCCCAACGAAGGGCAGTCCATGGTGTGTTTCCCTGCGGAAAAATACCCCGCTGGAAGCAAGGTCAAATGCACGTATATCGAAATTCCCCAGGCGGAAAAGACTCATGCCGTTCTGCTCTCCAAACCATTCTGGATGTGGGGTGCGGAAATGGGAGTCAACGAACACGGCCTGGTCATCGGTAACGAGGCGGTTTATTCCAAGATCCCCGCCAACAAGGAGCCTGCCCTACTCGGCATGGATATGCTGCGCGCCGCACTCGAGCGCGCCATCACACCGCGCGAAGCGATCGACGTCATCGTGGCACTGCTCGAAGAATTCGGTCAGGGCGGCAACTGTCTCTCGCACGGCAACGAGATGTACTATCACAACAGTTTCCTGATCGCCAACGCCGAAGACGCGTGGGTGCTTGAAACCGTGGACAAGCAATGGGCGGCGCGCCAGATCAAGGACGTGTACACCATCTCGAACTGTCTGACCATCGGGGCGCAATACGATCTCGCGTCCGAAGGCTTGGTGGACCTCGCCATCCAAAAAGGCATGACCAAATCCAGAAGCCAGTTCAAATTCGCACACGATTATTCCGACTTTCTCTACACCAACTTCGGCAGGGGGCGCATCCGTCGCGAGACAACCATCACCACGCTCGACGCGCAAAAAGGAAAAGTCGGCATTGAGACGATGATGGCAACCTTGCGTCATCACAACAACGAGAATTTCGATCCCCAGGGCGGCATTGCCGAGGTCAACGTTTGCATGCACGCGGGCTTCGGTCCGATCCGCATCAGCCAAAGCACCGCCTCGATGGTCACCTATCTGGATAAAGCCAATCCGATCATTTTCGCCACCGGCACATCCGCCCCGTGCACAAGCATCTTCAAACCCTTCTGGATCGCTTCGCGTGCCGCTTCCTTCCTTGACGATGAGCCTGTTCCAACCTCCCAGGCGGACTCCAATTCCCTGTATTGGACTCACGAACGCCTGCACCGCGCCACGCTGCTCAACTATCCCGAACGCATCCAAACCTACGCCGCCGACCGTGACGCGCTGGAAAAGGAGTTCATCGAAGGTGCATTGAAGTTACAGTCCGCTTCCGCCAGGGAACGCGAAGCATTCTCGAAACAATGTCTCGCCGAATCCCGCGCCGCCGAAACCGAGTGGCTCAAACGTGTGGAAGCCGTCCCCGCGAAGAGATCGTTTCTGTTTTCAATGGC